A region of the Andrena cerasifolii isolate SP2316 chromosome 15, iyAndCera1_principal, whole genome shotgun sequence genome:
AAATCAGTTCACGGGAACATTAACAGAGATAATTGCTTTCCCGTGTTCCGTTAATCGTTGATGCACGCAGAGTGTACAGCTGCGTGATCCAGTCGAGGGATTAATCCTTATCTCACCGACAATTCTCCAATTTGTTCCGATGTTTGCTCGGTATGTGGCTGATTATTCGAAACTGTTTGAAAATATGgctttctctttttaattttcttgtgtGACGGGTATTGTAATTAGGCAGCAAGATTATTGTTTATGAAGAGCCACGCGAATTTGTTGATAAAAGCTGCTTTCATCTTTCCATACCACGTACAACGGGTGATGGTTTTCAATAGCAGCGGCACGTGCCAGAGAACAATGAATGCAGTGGAAAAGGCTGTCCGCGCATCGAACCAACTAAATAATTCCTATTTACGCGCTGGTCACGTGATTGTGACTCTTAGTCTTGCTCAGGTTTCTTGGCGCTTTTTGTGTTTTATTCGACGAGCGTTAATCGTGGACTGCGAGGTGCAGAAAAGAATTTGGTTGAAAGAGTTGGATTGTTTTAATTTCGGGGAGGTATTTAAAGGACTAAAAGAGCCGGAGAAGAATAAACGTGGTGTAGGTATTTGTGGGATTGCAAGTCGATCTTATTGATATGGAGACTTTGTGCTCGAGGTTGCGAAATAAAAGCAGCGATTACGCTTGAACTGCTTCAAGTTATCGCATAGGAGCAAGAGACAACGGACAACATCCGATGGGACAGTGGAATCATTATTATGCAGAGCGCAGCCTTGGCTTTCTGTTTATCGTTATTGTCTCAGCTGATTTGCGTCCACGATCTTCTTTGTAACAATCGCGTACGAATTTAAAAGTCGCCACTCGatttccacctttcttttacaTCGCAAATGTGGCTCGACTATTTACCCGCATTTTTTCCGCTTATCTATTAGAAAGATCGATTCTATTTCATTCCAGAATAAAAACTACTTATAAACAACGTTTTTGTGCAACAGATAGTATTATTTAAATACAGGTTAGCTTCAGAGTTGTGTTGCTTGCGGCGCGTGCATGCAGAGAGCGCCACTAACGATAGTCAGTGCGCACTTGGGTGGCTCATATTTACTcttcaagttttttttttcaagatagttccaaataatacaaaaaaaatccccCGGGcccttgaaaatttaaataattatttaacagctcaaaaaatcgattttgtataatatcctccaacttattgattacataaaaaaaatgtgtcaaacacaagttgtagatccagagaAGGAGCATCTTATTTGTTATTCGGCTTCCAAAAAAAAGTGCGAAAAACTAAACAGAAAACATttatattcttcaaattttgaaagtttaaatttttaatttttattttcgagggataatttttttaaacatttaaggcggAGCATGTACCGAGATATGtcaaagagataaaaaaaaaatcccttattttcagtgtttgatatgtcatgaatgtttacTGAAAATTAGGGACAGAATTTCGTAAAaatatcgaagacatagacATTAGAAGTGAAGTATGCTCATTGGTGACAGAGACGTAACAGCATTAACCTTtagagttaaaaataaaaaatagacattTCTTTTAGTCTTCATAAATAAGAAATTCCGtggaatttatatttaaataatcagAACCGTTGGCCCGAATTTTAATATCCTTATAAGTTATCATCGTTTACTTAATGTTTTACTAACAGTTACTTGACTTGAAATTTCTTATAATAAGGTCAATGGTGCAGCGGTTTTTGTAGATCGTCTACCAGAAGGCGGCACTATGTACTTGGCACTCACAATGAATGCGAGCGGAGATACTTTTGAGTTTTTCTTTGGATCCTGTCAGAAGATAATTAGTGATTAATTAGACTGATTATCGGTGACAGAGATCGTGCAATTAAGCGTGTTCCACTTGCAATTCTACTTTGATCTTCGATCTGAATCAATATTATCATGCATCATCGAGCCGGTTCTGTGGTGGTGATATATTCGAATTATGCTTTCAGTATTACTACCTTTAAGTATCCCTAATTGAATACTTAAAGTTTTAAATCCCCCGTTTTTTCCATCGACGGCTGTGGTGACTGATTATTTATCAGGGCTCAGGGAATTATGAACCCAACCGGTTTAAGATTTATGAGAGATAAGATTGGAAGGCATGATGATGATGATCAGTGTTGGCACGATAATCGACTGTCCTCTGATTGTAAAGGTAGCGAGCTGCAACGCCCGTTCTAGATCGATTGCCTTGAATATTGCAGTATTACGTCATGAACgctgaataattaataattcttaGGGGCTAGGTACCTTAGGTGCGTCTGCGATTAATAAGATAATCCAAGATGAACGAGGCAGGCAATTAATCCCGTTGATCCCCTCATTATCTGTTACAGCCTATGGTTCAGGACCCTCAAATAGCGGAATCGAAGAGGACGGTACCATCCCGCAAAGGTGCCGAGCGAGGATAGCCATTCGATCCTAACTCGCTCGTGTTTCCAGCCGGCGTGATCGAAAGGCCTCCAAAACGTCGACCCCGTCGGTGATCAAGTTATCGGGGGGTGGAACAGGTGGGGGTGGGGAGCAACTGTCCCCAGGGCCTGGCCCACCTCCCCCGGTGTCCCCAGCCGAGCGTGGCGATGCAAGCAAGAGCAACGAGGCAGCCATCGCCGCGAATAAATTCGTCGATGGATATCCTCGGGCCCCCGAGGCCACCATGAGCTTCGTGCTGCAGCTGGGCACGGTGGAGACGCCTCTGGAGAAGAAGAATGGTAGCCAGCAGTCTAGCACGTTGCTCCAGGAGACGTCCAGCGCTGTGCTGGTCGGGGGCGAGGATCCTGCCAGATCACAGATCCTCCAGTGTCTGGAAAGCACGTCGGAGATCCCCACAGGTCACGTCATCTCCTTTCCCACCGTCAAGTCGGTCAGCGTCACCTATCCAGTGGCTAAAGCTGCCAGGGAGGTGCAGAGGATCGCTGGTTCCCAAACCAACACCACCCAGGTGCTGGCCACCCGAGTGATCTCTCAAAAATTGCCATCCAGTGGCCACGTGGCTCATGCGCCAGTCAACTCTCAGTCCTCGCCATCCCCTGGGAACGGTGTGGCACATGTGTATCCCCTGCAGCATGTTGCGCAGAGTAAACAGCAGGCCAGGGGCCAGGTGGTGGGCTGCGAAGGCAAGCAACAGGGGCTGCATCAGAAGCTGCAGCCAGTATCCTCGCAGCAGAAGGTGATCAGCGCTGCCACCTCTATACCTAATATCCAGAGGATACACGTCAAGGCACAGAATCTTGTTGCACAGGGCCAGACGGTGAACCTGCAGAAGGTGAAGGCCGTGACTAACACTGGCCAGGGTGTCACCGTACAAAGGAACTCTGTGCCCAGGATACAGACCGTGCAGAAGGCTCAGGTGACTTCTGCGGGTACTCAGGTTGCTCAGTTTGCAGTTAACCAAGTGGCGAACAATGCCAGTGTGCAGAGGGGTCAGCAGGGAGCGAACTCTACGCTACAGAAGGCACAGGGGAATGTTGCAGCTATGCAGAAGGTGGCACAGGTGTACAATAGTCAGAAGGTATCATCGCAGATAGTGAGTGGCCATCCAAATCACAAGACGCAACACCAACAGATCATCGGTAACCAGCAGCAGGGATTACAGAAGTTGCAGGTAAGGATTGTAAATCGCGAGAATTACCTttcaatttttaccgataattcgataaattacgtatagcaatatagcgcatctatgcgttcattaattccatcgacatgtaccacgttatcagtgaaaaaacacTTAAATTACTAATGAAGACGAAacccgaagtatctcatgaagagccaattctgatcaaaaaagaaaactaaaaatctgaatcaagtcattaaaaaaatgcacatattttcaagtagaaaaactAAGcgtatgatttcttaatgcctgcccggccaacaagtgtagaatctgaaaGCGTGGGtggattattttgtagaaaaattgtgTCGCGATCAAGAGACCAAAGTTTAAACGAATTATGTTTCTTAcgtgcttatttgttaaaaaaaattgttaaataaaaaatatttaattacgtatgtaaattaagattcttttcattgttttcgtggtgacgatccatattaataagtattgtcagtagttatacaaatatatctattttgtgttatatcattttatattttatgttcggaatagttttatttacatatatttctttataatgctcgattatagttcaaaaaaagtttttttataatgtttagtcttatattttcaataccctaaaaaataccggtaaaccggtttggatttaaaattttaccgaattaccggtaatcgaaaaagtcggtgaattttgcaatccctagttacAGGGCCAACAGCAATTGAAGGGCCTGCCCGTATCCAGGCAGCAGCAGTCGGCGACCGCGGTGAACAACGTCCAGAAGCCTAGCAACAATTCTGTAGCTGGTATACAGAAGGCGCAGGGTCTAGGGCAGGTTCAGGCTCAAGCTCAGGCTCAGGCACAGCAACAATCGGCGCAGATACAGAAGCACGCGCAGCAGCAGGTCCAGTCATCGCAGCACCAGCGGTCCCAGCCACAGACCGCCCTGCAGAAGTCCCAGACGGTGGTCGCGGTTAATTCCAGTAGAGTGCAATCGTTAACAAGTGTCTGCAAGAGTAACAGCGTTCCAAACATCAACAAGATGCAGCAGACCGCCAATCTGCTCGCTGTGGGCAAACAGCAAGTAATACAATCACCCCAGCCGCAGCAGTTACATGTACAGAACACATCTCAGCTGCAGCAACAGCTGCTCCAGCAAACCTCGCAGTCCCAAACACAGCAGCAGATCACTCCTAAGCAGCAGCAGACGAATCCGACTCAGCAGGCGCAGAGGAGTCACGGTATTACCAACGTTCATCAGAAGGTCACAGCAATCGCCACTGTAGCAAACAGTCAGCGTGCCCAGGTGGTCAACTCGAAGGCGCAACAGCAGCAGATGGTAATGAGAGTGGGAGTGTCCAAGGGCCAGGCGCAAGGATTGCAACAGGGGAGCCTGAAGACCGTCCCCCAGAAGACGAGTAATACTGCGAAGACACCAAACTCGCAGAACGTTGTGCAACAGACTCTGCACAGGAATGCTAACCCGCAGCCCGTCAAGATaatacagcagcagcagcagcagcagcagcagcagcagaatGCGATAGGGCCTCAGGCCACTCAGAAGCAGCCAGGATGTGTGAAAACCATCCCCCCGCAGAAATCGGCACAGAGGAACCATACGCAGAAAGTAGCTGGTATAAAGACATCCTTGAATACGAATGTGACGGCGGTAAAGAGTCAGGGACCTACTGTGTCTACGCAGAAGGCAAACATCAAGACCTTGATACCCCAACAGACCGTAGCGCCGAACATGCTGATGCATAAGAGTCAGCCCATTAAGATACAGCAACAGCAAACTCTGCAACAGAAGCAGTTGATCATGACATCGTCCCAGTTTCCCCAGCAGATCAGACAGCAGTCTGGCCAAATAAAAACTCTGTTGCCCGTGACTAGCATGGAACCTCGCAAGGATGTTGAGAGCAAGTTAGTATCCCTTGAAGTGCTATTCAATTTCCTTTCGTTGCTTTAACGTCCTCCCATAAGTACGTAGCTGTGTGCACAGTTGAGCATTAGTTTTCATCGTGTAAGATTGCTGTCACttccaagggaagatcccgaacccgaaaattcaaaaaattctgaaacttcatggatatgtagggaatttcctcctgattacaacgcatttttttaactgcccaaattcactctaagagggtgaaattaacccccgaagattcggctatttttcgattttattttgtaacacgcaatctgtaagataaagaaaaaaagttccaataCAATATGAGCCACCCTagtatacatataaattatattactttcttacTACGTGTCATGTATTATTTCCTAATATATGTTAGAAGAACAttgctcgtcgtgcagcttggggtacgttacaatggaatccaaaagttcttcgattgtcgaggaacaCAGTTCCGCAATAAAAccaaagttgaaattgtacggaaaaatatggattatgctgtttcataattatttaaatatccagttcagatttcacgtgaaaaagggaattttagaaaacattaatatttttgtttataacattttttctaattgtttaaacaattgataaaacttttacaatttgatagatctaattaaaagaagtaacttttgtcttgaaactttttgtctatctcttacagattgcgtgttacaaaataaaatcggaaaatagccgaatcttcaggggttaatttcgccccctacatatccacaaagtttcagaattttttgaatattcggattcgggatcttcccttgttagtagttCGGATTAGAAAATTGAAGTCTATGTGCGTAGCTAAGAATGTTGCTTCACATCTGAGTGCATTAATAACCGAGTAACTGGAATGTTATATTTCTAGAATCGAACCTGAATTGCGCGTACCTAAAGAGGATGAACATCAACAAGCCGCCCCAAAATCTCCAATTAGAAGAATGCCCCTTCCTTACGAGGTAAAGCTTACTGTAGGCACACGTGTATCGAGATTATGCGCAGACTCTTGGAAGAGCATTGCTATTGTCTCTGTCGTTGCAAAGTTAGTCATGTTTCCCTTCAACTATTCCTTCTTTGTTATAGTGTCTCCAGTTTGTCCTACAAGATCACAACTACGGTGCACCACCACCACGAACACCTCCACCTCCATCGCCACCACCTCATCCCAAGCAGCAGCCTATCAATGGAGCTGGAAGTTCCACCGTAGCTTCTCAGCATCCTTACATTTACGGGCAAGGTAGTTGCAATTTATGACACAGAGATAAAAGACAAGTGTATCGCAGCACGCAAGGTGCTATATTCTTGATCTGGTTATTAATTACAGTTGTAAGTGGCACCAATGTGGAGGATGATGCAGCCAGCGCAATAAGTAGCGAGCCAGGCAGGGAAGCAGAGCCAGAAGGCGAGGAGACTGAAACTGCTCCTGAAGGAGAGGGTGATGACGAAGACAGTGTTACTAGGTGCATATGGTAAGTACTTGCAACTACATCCACACGTTCAGTTGATAAATATTATAACTAAATACTAAAatgttcaaattttatttccagTGACTTTGAACATGACGATGGTTACATGATCTGTTGTGACCGTTGTCTGTAAGTACCGCAAACCCTTTCAACTCTCAAGAAGAGATCACAGCCACGCGGTCTATATTTTAACACTTTAATACCATAGTAAAATTCGAGGTTTATCTCTCCTCTGTGACCTCTTCTTACTACATTAAACTATGCTCTTACAATTAATACACAATATCCACACCAGAGTTTGGCAACACGTCGACTGCATGGGCATAGACCGTTCCAACATTCCTGACGAGTATCTCTGCGAGATCTGTCGGCCCCGACGGGTCGACAGGCAAAGGGCTCGGGCCCTGCAGATGCGCAAGCGCGAGGAACTCTTGAACTCGGATACCTCCTCCGACACGTCATCCACTAGCTCAGCGGACACGGACGTCGGTGTAAACGCTGTACCAAAGAAACGACCgctgcagcaacaacagcagcaacaacagcagcagcagcaacagcaacagcaacaccATCAaccacagcagcagcagcatcaacagcagcagcagcagcagcaacaacagcagcagcagcaacagcagcagcagcagcagcaacagcagcagcagcagcagcaggtcCCACGACGGAAGTCCGACCCGCCGCCGCAAGTAAGACGACTgaacaacaataacaataacaataataatgtcGCGAAACGGCAGAGGAGAGATTCTCATCCAAGACAATCCAGCGTTGTACGTAAGAAAGAGGCGACGAAACGGGGCCCAGGTAAGCGTAAAGTGAAACGTCGAATGAGCCTCGAAGACAAGGAAGAGGAGTCCCAAGACTCTTGGTGTTCGAACGTCGCGCCACTAAGACAGTGGATCGAAAGATATGAAGAGGCAGTGACGAATCACTATAGCCCGGAACTCAGGGCAAGGATATCGTCAATTAAAGTGAATGGGACGCATAGTGATCTCAGACAAAGCAACATGAATGTGATTGCCACTGGAAAGTGCAGGCTTAACGTACACAGTAATAGCGTCAGGGTGAGTGTAACTATTTCCCAATATTTCCGCTTGATGATAATTAATAgagatgtttaaatagtttgaaAATACAAGTTGAGCTAAACTCAGGTGAAATCGTTTGGACcagtttaatttaattatttacttgGCTCGGTTCGAACAAAAAACGAGGTTCACTCCATTTGAATTTCAAGTAGCGTCAAATGGGGTAATTTTGACCACAACAgtagattttaaaacaaattcctctaGCACCTGTTGTAGAACAAAGTGATTTGGATAACTTTAATTGCCTACCTCAGAGTAATAAGCACAAGAGGAAGTTGTTTTAAAAGCAATTTTTGTGGTCTAGGGTACACCGTTCGAACGGTACTTGAATATCAAGTCACTCAAGTACATAGACAGCTCTAATAATTAAGAGAAGCTCTATGAAATCTCTAACgttatcactatcactatctaTTGCAGTTCCTAGTGGCAACCATGTACCTTCCACCAAACACACCAGTGGTCGAGCTGAGAGGGAAGTACATGTTAAGCACTCAGCATAGACCGTCTAATCCCCAAGGGAGGCAGCACACTCAGAGGCCAGGGCCGTTTGTATTCTTCTATCGGTTACCACGCGACGGTACGGAGGTCTGCGTGGACACGAGAACGTACGGGAACGACGCCAGATTCGTTAGACGTAGTTGTAAGCCGAACGCAGAGGTGAAGCACTGTATAGAGAAGGGGACGTTGCATTTGTACATTGTGACCACCACCGCAATCGAGAAGAACGCGGAGATCACTATCAGGCACGAGCAGCACGACCTTCTGCTGTCACCTAACCCAAATGGTCCCATTGTGCCCATCGTCTGCGCGTGTAACAATCCAAGAGAGTGCCAGGTCGCACCAGTGAGTCAGTTGAGCAGACGGGGGAGTAATGGGGCGCTGGCTGAGAACGCT
Encoded here:
- the Upset gene encoding SET domain-containing protein upSET isoform X2, encoding MSFVLQLGTVETPLEKKNGSQQSSTLLQETSSAVLVGGEDPARSQILQCLESTSEIPTGHVISFPTVKSVSVTYPVAKAAREVQRIAGSQTNTTQVLATRVISQKLPSSGHVAHAPVNSQSSPSPGNGVAHVYPLQHVAQSKQQARGQVVGCEGKQQGLHQKLQPVSSQQKVISAATSIPNIQRIHVKAQNLVAQGQTVNLQKVKAVTNTGQGVTVQRNSVPRIQTVQKAQVTSAGTQVAQFAVNQVANNASVQRGQQGANSTLQKAQGNVAAMQKVAQVYNSQKVSSQIVSGHPNHKTQHQQIIGNQQQGLQKLQGQQQLKGLPVSRQQQSATAVNNVQKPSNNSVAGIQKAQGLGQVQAQAQAQAQQQSAQIQKHAQQQVQSSQHQRSQPQTALQKSQTVVAVNSSRVQSLTSVCKSNSVPNINKMQQTANLLAVGKQQVIQSPQPQQLHVQNTSQLQQQLLQQTSQSQTQQQITPKQQQTNPTQQAQRSHGITNVHQKVTAIATVANSQRAQVVNSKAQQQQMVMRVGVSKGQAQGLQQGSLKTVPQKTSNTAKTPNSQNVVQQTLHRNANPQPVKIIQQQQQQQQQQQNAIGPQATQKQPGCVKTIPPQKSAQRNHTQKVAGIKTSLNTNVTAVKSQGPTVSTQKANIKTLIPQQTVAPNMLMHKSQPIKIQQQQTLQQKQLIMTSSQFPQQIRQQSGQIKTLLPVTSMEPRKDVESKIEPELRVPKEDEHQQAAPKSPIRRMPLPYECLQFVLQDHNYGAPPPRTPPPPSPPPHPKQQPINGAGSSTVASQHPYIYGQVVSGTNVEDDAASAISSEPGREAEPEGEETETAPEGEGDDEDSVTRCICDFEHDDGYMICCDRCLVWQHVDCMGIDRSNIPDEYLCEICRPRRVDRQRARALQMRKREELLNSDTSSDTSSTSSADTDVGVNAVPKKRPLQQQQQQQQQQQQQQQQHHQPQQQQHQQQQQQQQQQQQQQQQQQQQQQQQQQQQVPRRKSDPPPQVRRLNNNNNNNNNVAKRQRRDSHPRQSSVVRKKEATKRGPGKRKVKRRMSLEDKEEESQDSWCSNVAPLRQWIERYEEAVTNHYSPELRARISSIKVNGTHSDLRQSNMNVIATGKCRLNVHSNSVRFLVATMYLPPNTPVVELRGKYMLSTQHRPSNPQGRQHTQRPGPFVFFYRLPRDGTEVCVDTRTYGNDARFVRRSCKPNAEVKHCIEKGTLHLYIVTTTAIEKNAEITIRHEQHDLLLSPNPNGPIVPIVCACNNPRECQVAPVSQLSRRGSNGALAENADGRERRRRGRRNTVCEDSDSSIVVASTSVATPVQPPSTTVSAVSVPPKRTVTTTVAAITRQTPKEEVAATPTVQQPLTSPGLSLPTASESKKDKKKMTREERKMEAIMKAFERLEKAEQRKQEVQARNAQRKESGGTHSDNEDNQSVSMQSKQKQQNSDRPLRRKRRKGRARTTSTSQSQGSSRRTRLNSADSDLSSGEESTSMQSPPLLTQSHSQNRDAPYSAQLQLHTPAKNASDNATAGSAHQGIPTAAGLLLALANSNAPGPSSPPLQQPTPVKSPICDSGASSSSQSSTPSTPLSSACLLVAAAVGPLAPGFKFPKTKKVLMNEWLKESPDPPQANVPQVSPLPALPPSAPLPNSVNPLCRSTELALPTDSPAEFLSQSYAAKSLATLVQAANSVSGICDSPPQRKQVVPGSTVCPVSTGSAKKRWLRQAISEECDSPNSRPESPPASEMVAPPKKRRIARESLSSDNYTPPTTPTMLIPESASNTRSLCPAEDDYIEHLHSPLIEQNDDRHVEIESVKQAVNTSLEHVNVDEAVTQNLSIEIPQICHLKTLNDEKPMEMSVMKEEAIGLKEEVKEEMECDTSVLLDSKPYAKDELAAVKEEIVDEQREKMKKEEQLEVEVEVEKGTVEIVDQHEGDTEMEDLSSPIGTIESDAILKQRVAEMRLEFGGGMAEMEDDRSDDERKSDSPKCEAKSDDNMSIDEFDVEAQMKKITGDDGDDYKEKVDTSSEKDKSMDGIEGLMESSKEDSESEDKEMDDLKYEQSFKPFSMDHEERLFKEFMSKPEDDDVAEDSTKEAEQGEEFQKAEQPSAFVASEEESIFESASSNMDTESIAEPPKIFHSIPPLSERIRKKTEVNNSSKSQLNFEAAIIESTIDIDIDLDSVDGSKNGEQKSMLSTALRELLEAKLDDLTPEEVKEDTTDDNSTPYTEPKSETSEQNMEIQETVIRTALQEVHSDEATAKEDEAVPKEVKRLKDPRTVVPNNMPAPAFKPEATAPVKRKLSISEYRKRKQQSSGTPPEPEPSNDASSGDKGGARGRSDSASSGTSSLSSDEEGSKISLSLDLPGLTTLPLFTNAESEEKKGGEEGTIGWSAAPTLVERQRENLTERLKREFGLFLSDDEEERARKHGLTAEAILKARKASPPHPSASSTPPGYPLPQLPPQPYIPPPGSASIHYPQFQAKSCPVQYPNFTVSQNAPQPTYANPAPQPTTTKQPQQFLVPQASSQAPPGSNPYPPQFIPPSTTTVAISKYSSATPPPGNQMYAAASGSQKQFYNHPAPRS
- the Upset gene encoding SET domain-containing protein upSET isoform X1, with product MSFVLQLGTVETPLEKKNGSQQSSTLLQETSSAVLVGGEDPARSQILQCLESTSEIPTGHVISFPTVKSVSVTYPVAKAAREVQRIAGSQTNTTQVLATRVISQKLPSSGHVAHAPVNSQSSPSPGNGVAHVYPLQHVAQSKQQARGQVVGCEGKQQGLHQKLQPVSSQQKVISAATSIPNIQRIHVKAQNLVAQGQTVNLQKVKAVTNTGQGVTVQRNSVPRIQTVQKAQVTSAGTQVAQFAVNQVANNASVQRGQQGANSTLQKAQGNVAAMQKVAQVYNSQKVSSQIVSGHPNHKTQHQQIIGNQQQGLQKLQLQGQQQLKGLPVSRQQQSATAVNNVQKPSNNSVAGIQKAQGLGQVQAQAQAQAQQQSAQIQKHAQQQVQSSQHQRSQPQTALQKSQTVVAVNSSRVQSLTSVCKSNSVPNINKMQQTANLLAVGKQQVIQSPQPQQLHVQNTSQLQQQLLQQTSQSQTQQQITPKQQQTNPTQQAQRSHGITNVHQKVTAIATVANSQRAQVVNSKAQQQQMVMRVGVSKGQAQGLQQGSLKTVPQKTSNTAKTPNSQNVVQQTLHRNANPQPVKIIQQQQQQQQQQQNAIGPQATQKQPGCVKTIPPQKSAQRNHTQKVAGIKTSLNTNVTAVKSQGPTVSTQKANIKTLIPQQTVAPNMLMHKSQPIKIQQQQTLQQKQLIMTSSQFPQQIRQQSGQIKTLLPVTSMEPRKDVESKIEPELRVPKEDEHQQAAPKSPIRRMPLPYECLQFVLQDHNYGAPPPRTPPPPSPPPHPKQQPINGAGSSTVASQHPYIYGQVVSGTNVEDDAASAISSEPGREAEPEGEETETAPEGEGDDEDSVTRCICDFEHDDGYMICCDRCLVWQHVDCMGIDRSNIPDEYLCEICRPRRVDRQRARALQMRKREELLNSDTSSDTSSTSSADTDVGVNAVPKKRPLQQQQQQQQQQQQQQQQHHQPQQQQHQQQQQQQQQQQQQQQQQQQQQQQQQQQQVPRRKSDPPPQVRRLNNNNNNNNNVAKRQRRDSHPRQSSVVRKKEATKRGPGKRKVKRRMSLEDKEEESQDSWCSNVAPLRQWIERYEEAVTNHYSPELRARISSIKVNGTHSDLRQSNMNVIATGKCRLNVHSNSVRFLVATMYLPPNTPVVELRGKYMLSTQHRPSNPQGRQHTQRPGPFVFFYRLPRDGTEVCVDTRTYGNDARFVRRSCKPNAEVKHCIEKGTLHLYIVTTTAIEKNAEITIRHEQHDLLLSPNPNGPIVPIVCACNNPRECQVAPVSQLSRRGSNGALAENADGRERRRRGRRNTVCEDSDSSIVVASTSVATPVQPPSTTVSAVSVPPKRTVTTTVAAITRQTPKEEVAATPTVQQPLTSPGLSLPTASESKKDKKKMTREERKMEAIMKAFERLEKAEQRKQEVQARNAQRKESGGTHSDNEDNQSVSMQSKQKQQNSDRPLRRKRRKGRARTTSTSQSQGSSRRTRLNSADSDLSSGEESTSMQSPPLLTQSHSQNRDAPYSAQLQLHTPAKNASDNATAGSAHQGIPTAAGLLLALANSNAPGPSSPPLQQPTPVKSPICDSGASSSSQSSTPSTPLSSACLLVAAAVGPLAPGFKFPKTKKVLMNEWLKESPDPPQANVPQVSPLPALPPSAPLPNSVNPLCRSTELALPTDSPAEFLSQSYAAKSLATLVQAANSVSGICDSPPQRKQVVPGSTVCPVSTGSAKKRWLRQAISEECDSPNSRPESPPASEMVAPPKKRRIARESLSSDNYTPPTTPTMLIPESASNTRSLCPAEDDYIEHLHSPLIEQNDDRHVEIESVKQAVNTSLEHVNVDEAVTQNLSIEIPQICHLKTLNDEKPMEMSVMKEEAIGLKEEVKEEMECDTSVLLDSKPYAKDELAAVKEEIVDEQREKMKKEEQLEVEVEVEKGTVEIVDQHEGDTEMEDLSSPIGTIESDAILKQRVAEMRLEFGGGMAEMEDDRSDDERKSDSPKCEAKSDDNMSIDEFDVEAQMKKITGDDGDDYKEKVDTSSEKDKSMDGIEGLMESSKEDSESEDKEMDDLKYEQSFKPFSMDHEERLFKEFMSKPEDDDVAEDSTKEAEQGEEFQKAEQPSAFVASEEESIFESASSNMDTESIAEPPKIFHSIPPLSERIRKKTEVNNSSKSQLNFEAAIIESTIDIDIDLDSVDGSKNGEQKSMLSTALRELLEAKLDDLTPEEVKEDTTDDNSTPYTEPKSETSEQNMEIQETVIRTALQEVHSDEATAKEDEAVPKEVKRLKDPRTVVPNNMPAPAFKPEATAPVKRKLSISEYRKRKQQSSGTPPEPEPSNDASSGDKGGARGRSDSASSGTSSLSSDEEGSKISLSLDLPGLTTLPLFTNAESEEKKGGEEGTIGWSAAPTLVERQRENLTERLKREFGLFLSDDEEERARKHGLTAEAILKARKASPPHPSASSTPPGYPLPQLPPQPYIPPPGSASIHYPQFQAKSCPVQYPNFTVSQNAPQPTYANPAPQPTTTKQPQQFLVPQASSQAPPGSNPYPPQFIPPSTTTVAISKYSSATPPPGNQMYAAASGSQKQFYNHPAPRS